Proteins encoded in a region of the Candidatus Limnocylindrales bacterium genome:
- a CDS encoding methyltransferase domain-containing protein, with the protein MTDASLTREKYTHGHAPATVRQHAQRTVEEAGAFLLPHLTPGMRLLDVGCGPGSITRGFAERLAPGQVVGLDLSTETLAAAREDAAEHGLDNLQYERGSIYELPFPDASFDAVFAHQVIQHLSEPAAALREMLRVLRSGGWLAVRDVDWGTVAYWPADPWIDRFIEVHLATWSRNGGEPRQGRKLRELFNAANVADLTITASTWCYATPAETIEWGNSYAERLLTSPMGERAVEYGHATRSDLEQMASAFRAWALHPDAFWSFTHVAALARKPN; encoded by the coding sequence ATGACCGACGCCAGTCTCACCCGTGAAAAGTACACGCACGGTCACGCACCGGCGACCGTGCGGCAGCATGCCCAGCGAACGGTCGAGGAAGCCGGTGCGTTTCTGTTGCCGCACCTCACGCCCGGCATGCGGCTGCTCGACGTCGGCTGCGGACCGGGAAGCATCACGCGCGGATTCGCGGAGCGGCTCGCGCCGGGACAGGTGGTCGGCCTCGATCTGTCGACCGAGACGCTCGCCGCAGCGCGCGAGGATGCAGCGGAACACGGCCTCGACAACCTGCAGTACGAGCGCGGAAGCATCTACGAGCTTCCGTTTCCCGATGCTTCATTCGACGCGGTCTTCGCCCACCAGGTCATCCAGCATCTGAGCGAGCCGGCGGCGGCGCTGCGCGAGATGCTGCGTGTGCTGCGCAGCGGCGGCTGGCTCGCCGTTCGCGACGTCGACTGGGGAACGGTGGCGTACTGGCCCGCCGATCCGTGGATCGACCGCTTCATCGAAGTTCATCTTGCGACGTGGTCTCGAAACGGCGGCGAGCCGCGGCAGGGACGCAAGCTGCGCGAGCTTTTCAACGCCGCGAACGTTGCCGACCTGACGATCACCGCGAGCACGTGGTGCTACGCGACGCCTGCGGAAACCATCGAATGGGGAAACTCGTACGCCGAGCGCCTGCTGACGTCGCCGATGGGCGAGCGCGCCGTCGAGTACGGTCATGCGACCCGCAGCGATCTCGAACAGATGGCCAGTGCATTCCGGGCGTGGGCGCTTCATCCCGATGCATTCTGGTCGTTCACTCACGTCGCGGCTCTCGCTCGAAAGCCGAACTGA
- a CDS encoding HEAT repeat domain-containing protein: MALTPRALKQYHVFLASPKDVDGERAHVHRFFDHYNRGTAHVWGARFDVVDWKNYATTGIGHPQELITAQTLERFKDSLVLVIGIMGRRFGTPTGKAESGTEEEFNTALGWHRTHGGWPEIKWFFRHSERFLIESNDLVEIRSAADQWEKVLRFRERLRELGVFSADYPGEDGFADVFDRDLSQWLSNPARPWAIEAPTQIAVETNTPLPSPSYYRHIEQNFHRLDISGIDNDRTFEIPLSEIYVKLRVMFDPDANGQPDSAETSEGAAIDIETALARYRKLVIVGDPGSGKSTFLKFVALILARSFLTKSSALALEKLSFVEPLPIPIFVSCWDLSDFLKQKGHARASTLVEFIADRLTTYDFQVGTADVEAILESGSCCILLDGLDEVPSDAARATVSRLTEDFVHRYSENRFVVSSRIRAYTGDTILKGGFARCDIQPFDLEDRLHFVRNWVALLFRIRPEDVNSPTSDAEREFTSLLEGVEKNDRIRTLAVNPLLLTVVAIVHWNRKRLPEQRVDLYDECVDVLLGQRREAEHIQHSRKFGIFDERSEDEIHERRAWVRKRFAEIALHILCRDADHDEASKAEMIKLLAPRFIDQGAKSEDDAAARAELFLQRQELTSGLLVSRRTLSYRFVHLTFQEFLAAWQLSNLEFDDVTKIIEPRLRLAKWFETLQLLGGQWAKESDEKANRYVKWLLQQRGQSIAQRAPVVALCANIVRDIAGVAELRPDTRKVFEAALKSTLDVFNQGSRVPATTQLEILAALGQLGGAVKPQLIDATKASLYQVRRDAIDLLLPHLSNDELFSMVHILEDRSATPIGTYLSALIRRDSSRMAGWLTDDLCCGSKFEAGSGMTWESLFGGIEAWRAPSSGVARDLFETIIRFSKFEFEIRAACVRALSERWPDERTRIFLTDLLSPKADLWKLHAAALQALVQTWPNDSHRLLLENIMADGDAASRSDALQLLAAHWPDGKARDLIVHHAQYDEDPIVRGAAILTIAKIRPDGASRALVVERLLHDTHSGVRHSALQAIVSTWPDEETRDAVSQAVVADPSDEVRDIAWQYLSEKWLDEKTRNLMRLRAHIDGHAASLLSGTSRSFGRLLFSRDLDGLPPYLNPREPIPVRHIGKAAMRIGLVGTRLTTELRKVNERLGWDVQRGSSANKADRDRKG; the protein is encoded by the coding sequence ATGGCTCTAACTCCTCGTGCGCTGAAACAATACCACGTATTTTTGGCGTCGCCGAAGGATGTAGACGGTGAGCGAGCGCATGTGCACCGATTCTTCGATCACTACAATCGTGGCACGGCGCACGTTTGGGGCGCGCGGTTTGATGTAGTCGATTGGAAAAACTACGCGACGACAGGAATCGGTCATCCGCAGGAGCTTATTACGGCGCAAACATTAGAGCGATTCAAAGATTCGCTAGTGCTCGTGATTGGCATCATGGGGCGACGGTTTGGCACTCCCACTGGCAAGGCAGAGTCCGGAACAGAAGAGGAATTCAATACAGCTTTAGGATGGCACCGAACTCATGGCGGTTGGCCTGAGATAAAGTGGTTTTTCCGACACAGCGAGCGCTTCTTAATAGAGTCAAACGATCTAGTGGAGATTCGATCGGCCGCAGACCAGTGGGAGAAGGTGCTTCGATTCCGTGAAAGACTTCGTGAGCTTGGAGTGTTCAGTGCAGACTACCCCGGAGAGGATGGCTTCGCAGATGTATTTGATCGCGACCTCAGTCAGTGGCTCAGCAACCCCGCGAGGCCTTGGGCAATTGAGGCACCGACACAGATTGCTGTCGAAACAAACACTCCGCTCCCGTCTCCCAGCTACTACCGGCACATAGAACAGAACTTCCACCGGTTGGATATTTCTGGAATCGACAACGACCGCACTTTCGAGATTCCGCTAAGCGAAATCTATGTGAAGCTGCGGGTCATGTTCGACCCAGATGCGAATGGTCAGCCTGATAGCGCTGAGACTTCCGAAGGAGCTGCGATTGATATTGAGACCGCTCTGGCGCGGTATCGTAAGCTTGTGATTGTCGGCGATCCCGGAAGCGGCAAATCCACCTTCCTGAAGTTTGTGGCCCTGATCCTGGCTCGATCATTCCTAACTAAGAGTTCTGCCCTAGCACTCGAAAAGCTTTCTTTCGTCGAACCGCTACCAATCCCGATCTTTGTATCGTGTTGGGATCTGTCTGATTTCTTGAAACAAAAAGGACATGCCCGTGCCAGCACCTTGGTAGAGTTCATCGCTGATCGACTCACTACGTATGACTTTCAAGTCGGCACTGCTGACGTCGAAGCGATTCTCGAATCTGGAAGCTGCTGCATCCTGCTCGACGGACTCGATGAAGTCCCTTCTGATGCTGCTCGCGCGACAGTCAGTCGACTGACGGAAGATTTTGTCCACCGGTACAGCGAGAACCGATTCGTCGTTAGCTCGAGAATCCGAGCTTATACTGGGGATACAATTCTTAAGGGTGGGTTCGCGCGTTGTGATATCCAGCCGTTTGATCTTGAGGATCGTCTCCATTTTGTTCGTAACTGGGTCGCACTGTTGTTTCGAATCCGTCCGGAGGATGTGAATAGCCCCACCAGCGATGCAGAACGTGAATTTACGAGTCTTCTCGAAGGGGTCGAAAAGAACGATAGGATTCGAACGCTGGCGGTGAACCCGCTGCTCCTGACGGTAGTCGCCATCGTTCATTGGAACCGAAAGCGACTTCCAGAACAGCGTGTAGATTTATACGACGAATGTGTGGATGTGCTTCTAGGGCAACGGAGAGAGGCTGAACACATTCAGCACAGTCGCAAGTTCGGGATATTCGACGAACGATCAGAGGACGAAATCCATGAGCGACGTGCATGGGTTCGAAAGAGATTTGCAGAGATCGCTCTACACATTCTTTGTCGGGATGCCGATCACGACGAGGCCTCAAAGGCGGAAATGATCAAGCTCTTAGCGCCACGTTTCATTGATCAAGGCGCAAAGAGCGAGGACGACGCGGCCGCGCGAGCAGAACTATTCCTCCAGCGACAGGAACTGACCAGCGGTCTGTTGGTCAGCAGGCGCACGCTGAGCTATCGCTTTGTGCATCTGACGTTCCAGGAGTTTTTGGCAGCTTGGCAACTTTCGAATCTCGAATTTGACGACGTTACTAAAATCATCGAACCCCGACTCCGTTTGGCGAAGTGGTTTGAGACCCTTCAGTTGCTTGGCGGACAGTGGGCAAAAGAGTCCGACGAGAAGGCGAATCGATATGTTAAGTGGCTTCTTCAGCAGCGAGGTCAGTCTATAGCGCAGCGGGCTCCTGTAGTCGCGCTATGCGCAAACATCGTTCGGGACATTGCGGGAGTGGCGGAGTTGCGACCCGATACGCGTAAAGTATTCGAGGCCGCCCTTAAGTCCACCCTGGACGTTTTCAATCAGGGGTCGCGCGTTCCGGCCACGACTCAGCTTGAAATTCTAGCAGCACTTGGACAACTCGGCGGGGCGGTCAAACCGCAGCTGATCGATGCGACAAAAGCGAGCTTGTATCAGGTTCGACGCGACGCGATCGATCTCCTGCTTCCCCATCTTTCAAATGACGAGCTGTTCAGTATGGTTCATATACTCGAGGACCGTAGCGCTACGCCGATTGGCACCTATCTCTCTGCGCTCATTCGACGTGATTCGTCTCGAATGGCGGGGTGGCTCACGGACGATTTGTGCTGCGGCTCAAAGTTTGAGGCAGGTTCCGGAATGACGTGGGAGAGTCTTTTCGGGGGCATCGAAGCATGGCGAGCTCCCAGTAGTGGCGTGGCGCGGGATCTCTTCGAGACGATTATTCGGTTCTCCAAATTCGAGTTTGAAATTCGCGCTGCATGCGTCCGCGCGCTGTCCGAGCGTTGGCCTGACGAACGGACGCGCATTTTTCTTACTGATCTTCTGTCACCAAAGGCTGATCTCTGGAAGCTCCACGCTGCCGCGCTCCAAGCCCTCGTGCAGACTTGGCCGAACGATAGTCACCGGCTGCTACTCGAGAATATAATGGCCGACGGCGACGCCGCGAGCCGGAGCGATGCACTGCAGTTGCTGGCCGCGCATTGGCCGGATGGAAAAGCGAGAGACCTGATAGTGCATCACGCGCAATACGATGAGGATCCAATCGTCCGTGGTGCAGCCATATTGACAATTGCAAAAATACGTCCGGACGGCGCCAGCCGCGCGCTCGTTGTTGAACGTTTGCTGCACGATACACACAGCGGCGTTCGACACTCCGCACTGCAAGCCATCGTAAGCACCTGGCCAGACGAGGAAACACGAGATGCCGTCAGCCAAGCAGTTGTTGCAGATCCATCTGACGAAGTTCGCGACATCGCGTGGCAATACCTGTCTGAAAAATGGCTCGACGAGAAGACCCGAAATCTGATGCGCCTACGCGCGCACATAGATGGTCACGCAGCCAGTCTGCTATCAGGGACGTCACGGAGCTTCGGCCGGCTATTGTTCTCAAGGGATCTTGATGGACTTCCGCCTTACTTGAATCCGCGTGAACCAATACCGGTGCGTCATATTGGGAAAGCTGCAATGCGAATTGGTTTAGTTGGAACGCGACTTACGACCGAGCTGCGAAAGGTTAATGAGCGACTAGGCTGGGATGTGCAGCGCGGTTCATCAGCCAACAAGGCCGATCGCGACAGGAAAGGATAG
- a CDS encoding adenylosuccinate synthetase encodes MKLQIVLISGPVAAGKSTLCQGLQDRFGAYILKTKSIIQSRYPDARSERRELQRLGDRLDAKTNGRWVEQELSRYIHDRALQESLVVVDAVRKSEQVDALRRAYGPRVVHIHLSASDDELADRYIGRKGSVARELPSYSEVRAGSKTESRIGRLKDIADVVVQSDQSKVEDVLVRVASHLGLYGREHDRVVDVVVGGQFGSEGKGHICSYIAPEYDVLVRVGGPNAGHKVFQDPEPYTHRQLPSGTRFCDAQLLIGPGAVIDINTLLKEVADCDVDSKRLSIDPQAMVINEADRRNEKRLVDVIGSTGQGVGAAAARRILDRAKSKHTLARDIPTLKAFCRPVAEQLEEAYAKRKRVLLEGTQGTGLSIYHGTYPHVTSRDTTVAGCLAEAGIPPIRVRRVVMVCRSYVIRVQSPSGHSSGPLRAGELTWKEISNRSGLPETELKKVELGSVSHKRRRVGEFDWVLLRKAASLNAPTDIALTFADYIASKNSDARRFEQLTPETIRFAEEIEKVASAPVSLVSTRFHWKSIIDRRAW; translated from the coding sequence ATGAAACTCCAGATCGTTCTAATCTCGGGCCCCGTGGCGGCAGGGAAATCCACGCTGTGCCAAGGCCTGCAAGACCGCTTCGGAGCGTACATACTAAAGACAAAATCTATCATTCAGTCGCGCTACCCCGACGCACGGAGCGAGCGTCGTGAGCTTCAACGCCTAGGCGATCGATTGGACGCGAAAACTAATGGCCGCTGGGTCGAGCAGGAACTCAGCAGGTACATACATGATCGGGCGCTACAGGAATCGCTTGTCGTTGTGGATGCGGTTCGTAAGTCGGAGCAGGTCGATGCCCTACGACGTGCATATGGCCCGCGCGTTGTCCATATTCACCTCAGCGCCTCCGACGACGAATTGGCTGACCGCTATATTGGCAGGAAAGGGAGCGTTGCCAGAGAGCTACCATCCTACTCAGAAGTCCGCGCTGGCAGTAAAACAGAAAGTAGAATTGGCAGATTGAAGGATATCGCTGACGTTGTGGTACAGAGTGACCAAAGCAAAGTGGAAGACGTCCTTGTCCGAGTCGCAAGCCACCTTGGGCTATACGGTCGAGAGCATGATCGCGTAGTCGATGTTGTGGTGGGCGGGCAATTCGGCAGCGAGGGTAAAGGGCATATATGTTCCTACATTGCGCCGGAATACGACGTGCTAGTGAGAGTTGGTGGTCCAAACGCCGGCCACAAAGTTTTTCAGGATCCCGAGCCATACACGCACAGACAACTGCCTTCAGGAACGCGCTTCTGCGACGCGCAGCTTCTCATTGGCCCCGGTGCGGTAATTGATATCAACACTCTCCTGAAGGAAGTCGCCGACTGCGACGTTGACAGCAAGCGCCTATCAATCGACCCTCAAGCGATGGTTATCAACGAAGCTGACCGCCGCAATGAAAAGCGACTTGTAGATGTAATTGGCTCTACTGGACAAGGCGTCGGCGCCGCTGCAGCGCGGCGCATCCTTGATCGCGCTAAGAGCAAGCACACATTAGCTCGCGACATCCCGACACTTAAAGCGTTTTGTCGTCCGGTCGCCGAGCAACTGGAAGAGGCGTATGCGAAGAGAAAACGCGTCCTCCTCGAAGGAACGCAAGGTACTGGCCTTAGCATCTACCACGGTACCTACCCGCACGTGACCTCGCGCGATACCACAGTCGCGGGCTGTCTAGCGGAAGCAGGAATACCGCCGATCCGAGTAAGGCGCGTGGTTATGGTATGCCGTAGCTACGTCATCAGAGTTCAAAGTCCGAGCGGCCATTCATCAGGCCCACTACGGGCGGGGGAACTGACTTGGAAAGAAATCAGCAACCGCTCTGGTCTTCCAGAAACAGAATTGAAGAAGGTCGAACTTGGGTCAGTTTCCCATAAGCGCCGACGCGTCGGCGAATTTGATTGGGTGCTGCTACGCAAAGCGGCTTCGTTGAATGCACCCACGGATATTGCACTTACATTCGCGGACTACATTGCGAGCAAGAACAGTGACGCGCGTCGCTTCGAGCAGCTGACACCAGAAACGATTCGGTTTGCGGAGGAGATCGAAAAAGTTGCCTCGGCTCCAGTCTCGCTGGTTTCGACCAGGTTCCATTGGAAAAGTATTATTGATCGGCGAGCGTGGTGA
- a CDS encoding ImmA/IrrE family metallo-endopeptidase, which yields MRKEYDFSNAVIGKYATKRDPISRAWSHPSVLRLAGDRDPMDVIVDSARQLVLDAVDKCALTVPVDPFKLAELRGISVVSRADIPDARTVSGPNGRPIIEYNPSRSRGRVRFSLCHELAHTFFPDCTDEIRNRGHHAATSPAEYELEMLCNLAAAELLLPIGSIQDDLSRSNLSIDTALALRKRYEASVEAVILRLIGLSGSPAAAFAAVRDETRATHTPTYVVEYVKHTAGWDPGIKRGYRLPATSVANEIRAIGETAKATETWSSAERFRVELVGISPYLGRVAPRIAGLLRPGSVRNLGPSVEILRGNALAPRGSGEKIIAHIVNDKTPNWGAGFGRALKERWPEAQRAFRLHFEALRGSRLGQTYASRVETNTLAFQMICQHGYGPSSTVRLKYGALRVCLKQLADIALQNRAAIHMPRIGSGEAGGSWPLVANLISEELCARGIAVTIYDLPNASIKPRSQLDLPYAASF from the coding sequence ATGAGAAAAGAATACGATTTTTCGAATGCTGTTATCGGAAAGTACGCTACTAAGCGCGATCCGATCAGCCGCGCTTGGAGTCATCCCTCGGTCTTACGCTTGGCAGGTGATCGCGACCCTATGGACGTGATCGTGGACAGTGCAAGACAGTTAGTGCTCGACGCTGTAGACAAGTGCGCGCTGACAGTCCCTGTCGATCCGTTCAAGCTGGCCGAATTAAGAGGGATTTCTGTCGTTTCGCGAGCAGACATTCCAGATGCCCGAACGGTGTCTGGTCCGAACGGCCGACCGATCATAGAATACAATCCAAGCAGGTCTCGCGGTCGGGTTCGTTTCTCTTTGTGCCATGAATTGGCTCACACTTTTTTCCCAGATTGCACGGATGAGATCAGGAATCGCGGGCATCACGCCGCAACGTCGCCGGCCGAATATGAACTTGAAATGCTGTGTAATCTCGCGGCGGCTGAACTACTACTCCCGATAGGCAGCATCCAAGATGACCTATCGAGATCCAATCTCTCCATCGACACAGCCCTCGCGCTTCGGAAAAGATACGAAGCCTCAGTCGAAGCCGTGATATTGCGACTCATAGGACTTTCCGGATCTCCTGCCGCGGCATTTGCAGCTGTCCGCGACGAGACTCGTGCCACTCATACTCCAACCTATGTTGTGGAGTACGTTAAACACACAGCTGGCTGGGATCCAGGTATTAAACGCGGATACCGCTTGCCCGCGACTAGCGTAGCAAACGAGATTAGAGCCATTGGCGAGACGGCGAAGGCGACAGAAACTTGGTCGTCGGCAGAACGCTTTCGAGTCGAACTGGTTGGAATTTCGCCCTACCTGGGACGCGTCGCGCCGCGCATCGCCGGTCTGTTGCGACCCGGTTCAGTTCGTAACTTGGGGCCTTCGGTTGAGATTCTTCGCGGGAACGCGCTGGCACCTCGCGGATCTGGCGAAAAGATCATCGCACACATAGTGAACGACAAGACTCCCAATTGGGGTGCTGGATTTGGTCGAGCTCTGAAAGAAAGATGGCCGGAAGCGCAACGTGCTTTTCGCCTCCACTTCGAGGCCTTGCGAGGATCACGGCTCGGACAAACATACGCCTCGAGAGTTGAGACCAATACCTTGGCCTTTCAGATGATTTGCCAGCACGGCTACGGCCCATCATCAACCGTTCGTTTAAAATATGGGGCGCTGCGAGTTTGCTTGAAACAACTGGCCGACATCGCTCTTCAGAATCGCGCAGCCATACATATGCCAAGAATTGGTAGTGGTGAAGCCGGCGGATCCTGGCCCCTAGTCGCCAATTTGATCTCCGAAGAACTATGCGCGCGAGGGATCGCGGTAACGATCTATGACCTTCCAAACGCGAGCATCAAGCCGCGCTCTCAACTTGATCTGCCGTATGCCGCTAGTTTTTAG